From Actinosynnema mirum DSM 43827, a single genomic window includes:
- a CDS encoding nuclear transport factor 2 family protein, translating into MDNDPELIFRRLLDLLLAKDMDAVADLWAADGTAEFPFAEAGSPTRLEGREQVRAYLAGYPDLLDVTGVPNLVVHRTADPSTAVVEFTAVGRATATGVPYRLDYVSVVTVADGRFTAYRDYWSPVAAARATGGLADLTAALDREATA; encoded by the coding sequence GTGGACAACGACCCGGAGCTGATCTTCCGCCGACTGCTCGACCTCCTGCTGGCCAAGGACATGGACGCCGTGGCGGACCTGTGGGCCGCGGACGGGACCGCCGAGTTCCCGTTCGCCGAGGCGGGCTCCCCGACCCGCCTGGAGGGCCGCGAGCAGGTGCGCGCCTACCTGGCCGGCTACCCCGACCTGCTGGACGTCACGGGCGTCCCGAACCTGGTCGTGCACCGCACGGCCGACCCGAGCACGGCGGTCGTCGAGTTCACCGCCGTCGGCCGCGCCACCGCGACCGGCGTCCCCTACCGGCTCGACTACGTCTCCGTCGTCACCGTCGCGGACGGCCGCTTCACCGCGTACCGCGACTACTGGAGCCCCGTCGCCGCCGCGCGGGCCACGGGCGGACTGGCCGACCTGACCGCCGCGCTCGACCGCGAGGCGACCGCGTGA
- a CDS encoding NmrA family protein codes for MSVVVIGASGTTGRALTALLEAGGTPFRRAGRTPAAGTTAFDWHDPSTHRALLDGATAVYAVPPPTTGDPLPAVRPLLDLARRTGLPRLVLLGSLAVLPDAPGAAELEAEVRGTPGWSVLRPAGFMQNFTGAHPLAARVRERGELLSASGDGRVGWIDARDVAAAAHAALLADRTGSEHRLTGPQALSYPEAARIITERTGRAVQVVEVSADELAGHFRAAGMPAPFADRLARYNAAVRDGGEGELTDGVTRLTGRAPRPFAGFVDDHRAEWVTG; via the coding sequence GTGAGCGTCGTGGTGATCGGCGCGAGCGGCACCACCGGCCGGGCGCTCACCGCCCTGCTGGAGGCGGGCGGCACCCCGTTCCGGCGGGCCGGCCGCACCCCGGCCGCGGGCACGACCGCGTTCGACTGGCACGACCCGAGCACCCACCGCGCGCTCCTGGACGGCGCGACCGCCGTCTACGCCGTCCCGCCGCCCACCACCGGCGACCCGCTGCCCGCCGTGCGCCCGCTGCTGGACCTGGCCCGCCGCACCGGCCTGCCCAGGCTCGTGCTGCTCGGCTCCCTCGCGGTCCTGCCGGACGCCCCCGGCGCCGCCGAGCTGGAGGCCGAGGTGCGCGGGACCCCCGGCTGGTCCGTGCTGCGGCCCGCCGGGTTCATGCAGAACTTCACCGGCGCGCACCCGCTGGCCGCGCGGGTGCGCGAGCGCGGCGAGCTGCTGTCGGCGAGCGGCGACGGCCGGGTCGGCTGGATCGACGCGCGGGACGTGGCCGCCGCCGCGCACGCCGCCCTCCTCGCCGACCGGACCGGGTCCGAGCACCGGCTCACCGGGCCGCAGGCGCTGAGCTACCCGGAGGCCGCGCGGATCATCACCGAGCGGACCGGGCGGGCCGTCCAGGTGGTGGAGGTCTCCGCCGACGAGCTGGCCGGGCACTTCCGGGCGGCCGGGATGCCCGCCCCGTTCGCCGACCGCCTCGCCCGCTACAACGCCGCGGTCCGCGACGGCGGCGAGGGGGAACTGACCGACGGCGTCACCCGGCTCACCGGGCGCGCGCCGCGCCCGTTCGCCGGGTTCGTCGACGACCACCGCGCGGAGTGGGTCACCGGCTAA
- a CDS encoding phosphatase PAP2 family protein: protein MRSPSTTGLVLAGQALAGLVLLGCSVALGLLVRGAPAPGVDVALHDAALGLGSWVVLPATVVSLVLSPGLATIALVSLVARAVIARDPLVARFAVLLAVCWMTVWARYGYRRVRPIEYPQWSYPSGHVTAVTAVAFTAAVVCAAAARRHLRLVVALGVLAVLLTAASRVVLEMHWFTDTVGAVLATTGAGLVCCAALRLRPVVAGPD, encoded by the coding sequence GTGCGCTCGCCCTCCACGACCGGGCTGGTGCTGGCCGGGCAGGCGCTGGCCGGGCTGGTGCTGCTCGGGTGCTCGGTGGCGCTCGGGCTGCTGGTGCGGGGCGCGCCCGCGCCGGGGGTGGACGTGGCGCTGCACGACGCGGCGCTGGGGCTCGGCTCCTGGGTGGTGCTGCCCGCGACGGTGGTCAGCCTGGTGCTGAGCCCTGGGCTGGCCACGATCGCGCTGGTGTCGCTGGTGGCTCGGGCGGTGATCGCGCGGGACCCGCTGGTGGCGCGGTTCGCGGTGCTGCTGGCGGTGTGCTGGATGACCGTGTGGGCCCGGTACGGGTACCGGCGGGTCCGGCCGATCGAGTACCCGCAGTGGAGCTACCCGAGCGGGCACGTCACGGCGGTGACGGCGGTGGCGTTCACCGCCGCAGTGGTGTGCGCGGCGGCGGCCCGCCGCCACCTGCGCCTGGTGGTGGCGCTCGGGGTGCTGGCGGTGCTGCTGACGGCGGCCAGCCGGGTGGTGCTGGAGATGCACTGGTTCACCGACACGGTCGGGGCGGTGCTGGCCACCACCGGGGCCGGGCTGGTGTGCTGCGCGGCGCTGCGGCTGCGGCCGGTGGTGGCCGGGCCCGATTAG
- a CDS encoding TIGR01777 family oxidoreductase, whose amino-acid sequence MRVVIAGSSGLIGTSLVAALRAGGHDVLRLVRRRPSAPDERFWDPPSAKIDEGTLERVDAVVNLCGAGVGDRRWNDARKQVLLDTRTTPTEVLAAAVVQHRVPVLVNASAVGFYGDTGEALVDEGTPSGTGFLAALCREWEGATRQAEEAGVRVVKLRTGLVISPSGGLFGKLKPLFSFGLGGRLGSGRQYMPWIALDDVVAAIGHVLETGTVDGPVNLTAPSPVTNAEFTRTLGHALHRPTPWVVPPFALKAVLGGLAEEGVLAGQRAVPKALERSGFTFLHPALGSAVAAAITPR is encoded by the coding sequence ATGCGCGTGGTCATCGCTGGTTCCTCGGGTCTCATCGGCACTTCTCTGGTGGCGGCGCTGCGCGCGGGTGGTCACGACGTGCTCCGGCTGGTGCGGCGCAGGCCCTCCGCGCCGGACGAGCGGTTCTGGGACCCGCCCTCGGCGAAGATCGACGAGGGGACGCTGGAGCGGGTCGACGCCGTGGTGAACCTGTGCGGGGCCGGGGTCGGGGACCGCCGGTGGAACGACGCGCGCAAGCAGGTCCTGCTGGACACCCGCACCACGCCCACCGAGGTGCTGGCCGCCGCCGTCGTGCAGCACCGGGTGCCGGTGCTGGTGAACGCGAGCGCGGTCGGGTTCTACGGCGACACCGGCGAGGCGCTGGTGGACGAGGGCACCCCGTCCGGGACCGGGTTCCTGGCCGCGCTGTGCCGCGAGTGGGAGGGCGCGACCCGGCAGGCCGAGGAGGCCGGGGTGCGCGTGGTCAAGCTGCGCACCGGGCTGGTGATCAGCCCGTCCGGCGGGCTGTTCGGCAAGCTCAAGCCGCTGTTCTCGTTCGGGCTGGGCGGCAGGCTCGGGTCCGGGCGGCAGTACATGCCGTGGATCGCGCTGGACGACGTGGTCGCGGCGATCGGGCACGTGCTGGAGACCGGGACCGTGGACGGCCCGGTGAACCTGACCGCGCCGAGCCCGGTGACCAACGCCGAGTTCACCCGCACGCTCGGGCACGCGCTGCACCGGCCGACGCCCTGGGTGGTGCCGCCGTTCGCGCTGAAGGCGGTGCTGGGCGGGCTGGCCGAGGAGGGCGTGCTGGCGGGGCAGCGGGCGGTGCCGAAGGCGCTGGAGCGGTCCGGCTTCACGTTCCTGCACCCGGCGCTCGGGTCCGCCGTCGCCGCCGCGATCACACCCCGGTAG